From the genome of Nakamurella flavida, one region includes:
- the nuoN gene encoding NADH-quinone oxidoreductase subunit NuoN gives MSPAALAHLQAAPTDPITAPALDLVPVMPVMIVLGAACLGVLVEAFAPRAARYPVQLLLTVAALLGAGAWTVWAGAAEKYTVTFSGSVAVDRGTLVTWGVLLALALPSVLLIADRVSEPGGAFAAQASAPAGSSRDRRAMQVARPMQTEVFPLALFAVGGMLVFPAASDVLTLFVGLEVLSLPLYLLCGLARRRRLISQEAAVKYFLLGAFTSAILLYGLGLLYGYAGSLRFSAIAEAQRAGGGNDVLLLAGLGLLTVGLLFKASVGPFHLWTPDVYQGAPTPVTAFMAACTKVAAFAAMVRVFQVVMAPMSWSWQPVLWVVAIASMLIGSIIGIAQSDMKRVLAYSSVAHAGFILLGVMSLSERGVSGTMYYLLTYGFATIGAFAIITLIRRGDGEASQLSDWAGLARRAPVLAGAMALFLLSFAGIPLTSGFIGKLSVFTAAVDAGMTPLVVVAMVATAITAFFYLKVIVVMYFTDPAGDPAPDPVGDDGRQAVGEVGPDGWSAPSAGGPGPLRTSSPQVSTPVLAAPYIVVPGLLTGVVIGVSVAVTILLGVLPSAVLDVLSVPLPLLS, from the coding sequence ATGAGCCCCGCCGCACTCGCTCATCTGCAGGCCGCGCCGACCGACCCGATCACCGCGCCCGCCCTGGATCTCGTCCCGGTCATGCCGGTGATGATCGTGCTGGGCGCGGCCTGCCTGGGGGTTCTGGTCGAGGCGTTCGCGCCGCGGGCGGCGCGGTACCCGGTGCAACTGCTCCTCACCGTGGCCGCCCTGCTCGGGGCCGGGGCGTGGACCGTCTGGGCCGGGGCCGCCGAGAAGTACACGGTGACCTTCAGCGGTTCCGTCGCGGTGGACCGCGGCACCCTGGTGACGTGGGGCGTGCTCCTGGCCCTGGCGCTGCCCTCGGTGCTGCTCATCGCCGACCGGGTCAGCGAACCCGGGGGAGCATTCGCCGCGCAGGCCTCCGCCCCGGCCGGGTCGTCCCGCGACCGGCGGGCCATGCAGGTCGCCCGACCCATGCAGACCGAGGTGTTCCCCCTCGCGCTGTTCGCCGTCGGCGGCATGCTCGTGTTCCCGGCCGCGTCCGACGTGCTCACCCTGTTCGTCGGCCTCGAGGTGCTCTCCCTGCCGCTCTACCTGCTCTGCGGTCTGGCCCGCCGGCGCCGACTGATCTCGCAGGAGGCCGCGGTCAAGTACTTCCTGCTGGGCGCGTTCACCTCGGCGATCCTGCTGTACGGCCTGGGCCTGCTCTACGGCTACGCGGGCTCTCTGCGGTTCTCCGCCATCGCCGAGGCGCAGCGCGCCGGCGGCGGGAACGACGTCCTGCTGCTCGCGGGTCTGGGCCTGCTGACCGTCGGGCTGCTGTTCAAGGCCTCGGTCGGTCCGTTCCACCTGTGGACGCCGGACGTCTACCAGGGCGCGCCCACCCCGGTGACCGCGTTCATGGCCGCCTGCACGAAGGTCGCCGCCTTCGCGGCGATGGTCCGGGTGTTCCAGGTGGTGATGGCCCCGATGAGCTGGTCGTGGCAGCCGGTGCTGTGGGTGGTCGCGATCGCCTCGATGCTCATCGGGTCGATCATCGGCATCGCCCAGAGCGACATGAAGCGGGTGCTGGCGTACTCCTCGGTCGCCCACGCGGGCTTCATCCTCCTCGGGGTGATGTCGCTGTCCGAGCGGGGTGTCTCCGGGACGATGTACTACCTGCTGACCTACGGCTTCGCCACGATCGGCGCGTTCGCGATCATCACGCTGATCCGGCGGGGCGACGGCGAGGCCTCGCAGCTGTCCGACTGGGCGGGCCTGGCCCGCCGGGCCCCCGTGCTCGCCGGCGCGATGGCCCTCTTCCTGCTGTCCTTCGCCGGGATCCCGCTCACCAGCGGCTTCATCGGCAAGCTCAGCGTGTTCACCGCCGCGGTCGACGCGGGCATGACGCCGCTGGTGGTGGTGGCGATGGTGGCCACCGCGATCACCGCGTTCTTCTATCTCAAGGTGATCGTGGTCATGTACTTCACCGACCCGGCGGGCGACCCGGCCCCCGACCCGGTCGGTGACGACGGTCGGCAGGCGGTGGGCGAGGTCGGCCCGGACGGGTGGAGTGCCCCGTCCGCCGGCGGCCCCGGCCCGCTCCGGACGTCATCGCCGCAGGTCAGCACCCCCGTCCTGGCCGCGCCGTACATCGTGGTGCCCGGCCTGCTCACCGGCGTCGTCATCGGGGTGTCCGTCGCTGTGACCATCCTGCTGGGCGTGCTCCCGTCGGCCGTGCTCGACGTCCTGTCGGTGCCTTTACCTCTGCTGTCGTAA
- a CDS encoding complex I subunit 4 family protein — protein MSGFPYLLVLMFWPVLGAIVVAVIARGGDQRGGNQRTAKLTAVAFSLVEFVVAVGSWIHFVQWQNQGYWTAYAPITDGPTPPVPSSALFDQTVSVDWIPSFGIRFSLGVDGISLVMIALIALLVPIVLGASWEERLPAGRSQGGYFALVLGLQGAMVGVFAATDVFLFYVMFEVMLIPMYFLIGRFGGPRRTFAAMKFFLYSLLGGLLMLASLIGLYVASGRVLGEGTLDFATLRSIANDIPESTQLWIFAGFAVAFAIKAPLVPLHTWLPDAGAEAPTGAGTLLVGVLDKVGTFGFLRICLPLLPAASSRLAWLIILLAVLGIVYGAIVAAGQTDLKRFVTYTSIAHFGFIAMGVFAFTTSSISGAVLYMVNHGIATGLLFLLVGMLTARGGSRSIADYGGVWKVAPVLGGLFLVASLATIAVPGTNSFISEFLVLLGTFTRHPAWAVVATVGIVLAAAYMLWVFQKVMTGPIRGAAVLGGERLVHGPAPHGPALDATHPTGSPRHPEPADGSGPGGGASAALGVVTAPGRVSTPHSGAVGLADQAIPERHGVRVRFGDLKAREIAVLSPLVGLIILLGVYPQPVLDVINPTAERTVSDSGHSDPAPPLGEEGSR, from the coding sequence ATGAGCGGTTTCCCGTACCTGCTGGTGCTGATGTTCTGGCCCGTCCTCGGCGCGATCGTCGTCGCAGTGATCGCCCGCGGTGGTGACCAGCGCGGTGGGAATCAGCGGACGGCCAAGCTCACCGCCGTCGCGTTCTCCCTGGTGGAGTTCGTGGTGGCGGTGGGGTCGTGGATCCACTTCGTGCAGTGGCAGAACCAGGGTTATTGGACCGCCTACGCCCCGATCACCGATGGACCCACCCCGCCCGTTCCCTCGTCCGCCCTGTTCGACCAGACCGTCTCCGTCGACTGGATCCCCTCGTTCGGGATCCGGTTCTCCCTCGGGGTGGACGGCATCTCGCTGGTGATGATCGCGCTCATCGCGCTGCTGGTGCCGATCGTGCTGGGCGCCTCGTGGGAGGAACGGCTGCCCGCCGGGCGCTCGCAGGGCGGCTACTTCGCGCTGGTCCTCGGGCTGCAGGGCGCCATGGTCGGCGTGTTCGCCGCGACGGACGTCTTTCTGTTCTACGTGATGTTCGAGGTCATGCTCATCCCGATGTACTTCCTCATCGGTCGGTTCGGCGGGCCGCGGCGCACCTTCGCGGCGATGAAGTTCTTCCTCTACTCCCTGCTGGGCGGGCTGCTCATGCTCGCCTCGCTCATCGGTCTGTACGTCGCGTCCGGCCGGGTGCTGGGGGAGGGCACGCTCGACTTCGCCACCCTGCGGTCCATCGCGAACGACATCCCCGAGTCCACCCAGCTGTGGATCTTCGCCGGGTTCGCCGTCGCGTTCGCCATCAAGGCTCCGCTGGTGCCGCTGCACACCTGGCTGCCCGACGCCGGTGCCGAGGCCCCGACGGGGGCCGGCACGCTGCTCGTCGGCGTGCTCGACAAGGTCGGCACCTTCGGTTTCCTGCGCATCTGCCTGCCCCTGCTGCCGGCGGCCAGCAGCCGGCTGGCCTGGCTGATCATCCTGCTGGCCGTGCTGGGCATCGTCTACGGCGCGATCGTCGCCGCCGGGCAGACGGACCTCAAGCGGTTCGTCACCTACACCTCGATCGCCCACTTCGGGTTCATCGCGATGGGCGTCTTCGCGTTCACCACCTCGTCGATCTCCGGTGCCGTGCTCTACATGGTCAACCACGGCATCGCCACCGGGCTGCTGTTCCTGCTCGTCGGGATGCTCACCGCCCGGGGCGGATCGCGGTCCATCGCGGACTACGGCGGGGTGTGGAAGGTGGCACCGGTGCTCGGCGGGTTGTTCCTCGTGGCCTCGCTGGCCACCATCGCCGTGCCCGGGACGAACTCGTTCATCTCGGAGTTCCTCGTGCTGCTGGGCACCTTCACCCGACACCCGGCCTGGGCCGTGGTCGCCACCGTCGGCATCGTTCTGGCGGCGGCCTACATGCTGTGGGTGTTCCAGAAGGTGATGACCGGACCGATCCGCGGGGCCGCCGTCCTGGGCGGCGAGCGCCTGGTGCACGGGCCGGCGCCGCACGGCCCCGCGCTCGACGCGACGCACCCGACCGGGTCCCCCCGGCACCCGGAACCGGCGGACGGCTCCGGACCGGGCGGGGGAGCCTCCGCGGCCCTCGGCGTCGTCACCGCGCCCGGCCGCGTCAGCACGCCGCACTCCGGGGCGGTCGGTCTCGCGGACCAGGCCATCCCGGAGCGGCACGGAGTGCGCGTGCGGTTCGGTGACCTCAAGGCCCGCGAGATCGCGGTGCTCTCCCCGCTGGTCGGGCTGATCATCCTGCTCGGCGTCTACCCGCAACCCGTCCTCGACGTCATCAACCCGACCGCGGAGCGCACCGTCAGCGACTCCGGGCACAGCGACCCGGCGCCGCCGCTGGGTGAGGAGGGATCGCGATGA
- the nuoL gene encoding NADH-quinone oxidoreductase subunit L: MSTSAWLLIGLPLAGAVLLLVGGRALDRVGHLIGCAAVILAFGYGAALFLTGLGQAADDRTSSSTLFTLLDTGGLHIDVGLLIDPLSMVFVLLITGVGSLIHIYSIAYMAHDPDRRKFFAYLNLFIAAMLLLVLGNSFVTLYAGWEGVGLASYLLIGFWSDRPAAATAAKKAFLMNRVGDVGLALAIFLMFKELGTVSYDGVFSRIDELAATSPGTVTVIALLLLLGACGKSGQVPLQAWLPDAMEGPTPVSALIHAATMVTAGVYLIARCAPIYDLTADGRLVVTIVGAVTLLVGCIAGCAKDDIKKVLAYSTVSQIGYMVLAVGLGAGVYALGILHLLTHGFFKAGLFLGAGSVMHAMDDDVNMRNYGGLARRLPITFWTMVAGYLALIGFPLFSGFFSKDPIIEAAYAAPGLQGVLLGTAALVGAGLTAFYMTRLMILTFLGEPRWERDGNGEHAVHPHEAPALMTVPMIVLAVGSVGAGAFLALGDRLAGWLTPSLGEYEHPEPPIAPVVITIATLLLVAAGIALAWVLVGRRPVPRTAPTRVNPVIAFARADAGGNALNEALVARPGIWLTGTLTAADTRGVDGAVMGSATLLGGLAERWRRWQNGFVRSYALSMLSGTFVLVGALLVVRFA, translated from the coding sequence ATCTCCACATCGGCGTGGTTGTTGATCGGACTGCCGCTGGCCGGCGCCGTGCTGCTGCTCGTCGGCGGACGGGCCCTGGACCGGGTCGGGCACCTGATCGGGTGCGCCGCGGTCATCCTGGCCTTCGGGTACGGCGCGGCGCTGTTCCTCACCGGTCTGGGTCAGGCCGCCGACGACCGGACCTCGTCCAGCACGCTGTTCACCCTGCTCGACACCGGAGGCCTGCACATCGATGTGGGGCTGCTGATCGATCCGCTGTCCATGGTGTTCGTCCTGCTGATCACCGGCGTCGGATCGCTGATCCACATCTACTCCATCGCCTACATGGCGCACGATCCCGACCGTCGCAAGTTCTTCGCCTACCTCAACCTGTTCATCGCCGCGATGTTGCTGCTGGTCCTGGGCAACTCGTTCGTCACCCTCTACGCCGGGTGGGAGGGCGTCGGCCTGGCCTCGTACCTGCTCATCGGCTTCTGGTCCGATCGCCCCGCCGCGGCCACCGCGGCCAAGAAGGCGTTCCTGATGAACCGGGTCGGTGACGTGGGCCTGGCCCTGGCCATCTTCCTGATGTTCAAGGAGCTGGGCACCGTCTCCTACGACGGCGTCTTCAGCCGCATCGACGAGCTCGCCGCCACCTCCCCCGGCACGGTCACGGTCATCGCCCTGCTCCTCCTGCTGGGCGCGTGCGGCAAGTCCGGCCAGGTCCCGCTGCAGGCGTGGCTACCGGATGCGATGGAGGGCCCGACACCGGTCTCCGCCCTCATCCACGCGGCCACCATGGTCACCGCGGGGGTGTACCTGATCGCCCGGTGTGCACCGATCTACGACCTGACGGCCGACGGTCGGCTCGTGGTCACCATCGTCGGTGCGGTCACCCTGCTCGTCGGGTGCATCGCGGGGTGCGCGAAGGACGACATCAAGAAGGTGCTGGCCTACTCGACGGTCTCGCAGATCGGGTACATGGTGCTCGCCGTCGGACTCGGTGCCGGGGTCTACGCGCTGGGCATCCTGCACCTGCTCACCCACGGCTTCTTCAAGGCCGGTCTGTTCCTCGGCGCCGGCTCCGTCATGCACGCCATGGACGACGACGTGAACATGCGCAACTACGGCGGCCTGGCCCGCCGGCTGCCCATCACGTTCTGGACCATGGTCGCCGGATACCTGGCCCTGATCGGGTTCCCGTTGTTCTCCGGGTTCTTCTCCAAGGACCCGATCATCGAGGCCGCCTACGCCGCACCGGGTCTGCAGGGGGTGCTGCTCGGCACCGCAGCGCTCGTCGGTGCCGGACTGACCGCGTTCTACATGACCCGGCTGATGATCCTCACCTTCCTCGGCGAGCCGCGGTGGGAGCGGGACGGCAACGGCGAGCACGCCGTCCACCCGCACGAAGCACCGGCCCTGATGACCGTGCCGATGATCGTGCTGGCCGTCGGCAGCGTCGGCGCCGGTGCGTTCCTGGCCCTCGGAGACCGGCTCGCCGGCTGGTTGACCCCGTCGCTCGGCGAGTACGAGCACCCCGAGCCGCCGATCGCGCCCGTCGTGATCACCATCGCCACCCTGCTGCTGGTCGCGGCCGGTATCGCCCTGGCCTGGGTGCTGGTCGGTCGTCGGCCCGTCCCGCGGACCGCACCCACCCGGGTCAACCCGGTCATCGCATTCGCCCGGGCCGACGCCGGTGGCAACGCCCTGAACGAGGCACTGGTCGCCCGGCCCGGTATCTGGCTGACCGGCACGCTCACCGCCGCCGACACCCGTGGGGTCGACGGCGCGGTGATGGGCAGCGCCACCCTGCTCGGCGGACTCGCCGAGCGATGGCGGCGCTGGCAGAACGGCTTCGTGCGGTCCTACGCGCTGTCCATGCTGAGCGGGACCTTCGTGCTCGTCGGCGCCCTGCTGGTGGTGAGGTTCGCATGA
- a CDS encoding polyprenyl synthetase family protein, producing MGKAPVIMSGIDLADPALGQRVARGLAAVEELLARELASDFPFLTEAASHLMNAGGKRFRPLFTLVAAGIGPDPESPDIITASAVVELIHLATLYHDDVMDEADVRRGAASANARWTNSIAILTGDFLFAQASRLVAPLGPDAVRIIAETFAELVTGQTRETVGPPLNADPISHHLTVLDEKTAALIDTCARYAGMFSGARPEEIEALRRYGRAVGIAFQISDDIIDIASTDSGKTPGTDLREGVPTLAALYTLADPDADPRLKVLVAGPIADDAEVHEAVELLRGSAGLARARQTLDSFADDARRELDRLQPSASRDALASLADFVVSRTR from the coding sequence ATGGGGAAGGCGCCGGTGATAATGTCCGGCATCGACCTGGCCGACCCCGCGCTCGGTCAGCGGGTCGCCCGGGGTCTTGCGGCTGTCGAGGAGCTCCTCGCGCGCGAGCTCGCCAGCGACTTCCCCTTCCTCACCGAGGCTGCCTCGCACCTGATGAACGCGGGCGGGAAGCGGTTCCGGCCGCTGTTCACCCTGGTCGCGGCCGGGATCGGACCCGACCCCGAGTCGCCCGACATCATCACCGCGTCGGCCGTGGTGGAGCTCATCCACCTGGCCACGCTCTACCACGACGACGTCATGGACGAGGCGGACGTTCGACGCGGGGCCGCCTCGGCCAACGCGCGCTGGACCAACTCCATCGCCATTCTCACCGGCGACTTCCTCTTCGCCCAGGCCTCCCGGCTGGTCGCCCCCCTGGGTCCGGACGCGGTGCGGATCATCGCGGAGACCTTCGCCGAACTGGTGACCGGGCAGACCCGGGAGACGGTCGGCCCGCCGCTGAACGCGGACCCGATCAGCCATCACCTGACCGTGCTGGACGAGAAGACCGCAGCCCTCATCGACACCTGCGCCCGGTACGCCGGCATGTTCTCCGGTGCCCGCCCGGAGGAGATCGAGGCGCTGCGCCGCTACGGTCGCGCCGTGGGCATCGCGTTCCAGATCTCCGACGACATCATCGACATCGCCTCCACCGATTCGGGCAAGACCCCGGGGACCGATCTCCGCGAGGGTGTCCCGACGCTGGCCGCGCTCTACACGTTGGCCGACCCGGACGCCGATCCCCGGCTCAAGGTCCTGGTCGCCGGCCCCATCGCGGACGACGCCGAGGTGCACGAGGCCGTCGAGCTGCTCCGCGGCTCGGCCGGGCTGGCCCGGGCCCGGCAGACCCTGGACAGCTTCGCCGACGACGCCCGCCGCGAGCTCGACCGGCTGCAGCCCTCGGCCTCCCGGGACGCGCTGGCCTCGCTGGCCGACTTCGTCGTCAGTCGGACCCGCTGA
- the nuoK gene encoding NADH-quinone oxidoreductase subunit NuoK — protein MTTQYLVLSALLFGIGAVGVLVRRNAIVVFMCIELMLNATNLSLVTFSRMHGNLDGVVMAFFVMVVAAAEVVVGLAIIMSIFRSRRSASVDDANLLKF, from the coding sequence ATGACGACCCAGTACCTGGTGCTCTCCGCCCTGCTCTTCGGCATCGGTGCCGTCGGGGTCCTGGTGCGGCGCAACGCCATCGTGGTGTTCATGTGCATCGAGCTGATGCTCAACGCCACCAACCTGAGCCTGGTCACCTTCTCCCGGATGCACGGCAATCTCGACGGGGTGGTGATGGCCTTCTTCGTCATGGTCGTGGCCGCCGCCGAGGTGGTGGTCGGGCTGGCCATCATCATGTCCATCTTCCGGAGCCGGCGGAGTGCCTCCGTCGACGACGCGAACCTCCTGAAGTTCTGA